From Vibrio crassostreae, one genomic window encodes:
- the cls gene encoding cardiolipin synthase yields the protein MEKLYHFLTLASVALYWVLVAGVTFRVVLKRRSVSVSLAWLMVIYIIPIVGVACYFLFGELNLGRKRAERAHRMFTPFGDWFRKLDDCQLHLPGKVGSPIHKIDELCNNRMGIPALSGNTLSLQASPNEILHAIIEDIENAQTSIKMVFYIWHPGGLTDSVASALIRAAKRGVDVKVLLDSAGSPRFFKSHWRLMMKDAGVQVVQALEVSPWRIFLRRLDLRQHRKIIVIDETIAYTGSMNMVDPAHFKQNSGVGQWIDVMVRVTGPTVNVLSAIHGWDWEVETGERILPDLPECPIEEVMTHHPVQVVPSGPGMPEYLILQVLTIAINQANHSVRITTPYFVPSADLLETLKMTAQRGVNVELVIPHNNDSLMVKWASRAFYTELLEAGVKIYEFYGGLLHTKSVVIDEEFCLIGTVNIDMRSLWLNFEVTLAVDDVHFTQQLSELQQSYIESSHPVVLEQWEQRNLRNRFFERLFYLFNPLL from the coding sequence GTGGAAAAGCTCTACCATTTTTTAACTTTAGCTTCTGTCGCTTTATACTGGGTACTTGTAGCCGGTGTGACTTTCCGTGTCGTACTAAAACGACGCTCTGTCAGCGTTTCTCTCGCGTGGTTGATGGTTATCTACATTATCCCAATTGTAGGTGTCGCTTGTTACTTCCTTTTCGGAGAGCTAAACCTAGGTAGAAAGAGGGCTGAGCGCGCACATCGCATGTTTACTCCATTTGGTGATTGGTTCCGAAAACTAGATGATTGTCAGCTCCACCTTCCAGGAAAGGTCGGCTCCCCTATCCACAAGATTGATGAACTTTGTAACAATCGGATGGGCATTCCTGCACTCAGCGGAAACACACTTTCACTGCAAGCTTCTCCCAATGAGATCTTACACGCAATTATCGAAGATATAGAAAATGCCCAAACCAGTATTAAGATGGTTTTCTATATTTGGCACCCTGGAGGATTAACTGATTCGGTTGCTTCCGCTCTCATTCGAGCTGCGAAACGTGGTGTGGATGTTAAAGTTTTGCTTGATTCTGCAGGTAGCCCGCGCTTTTTTAAAAGTCACTGGCGCTTAATGATGAAAGACGCCGGTGTGCAAGTTGTACAAGCATTGGAAGTAAGCCCTTGGCGTATTTTCTTACGTCGTCTAGATCTAAGACAACACCGTAAAATCATCGTGATTGATGAAACCATCGCCTACACTGGCTCAATGAACATGGTTGACCCCGCTCACTTCAAGCAAAATTCAGGTGTTGGCCAGTGGATTGATGTAATGGTACGCGTAACGGGGCCAACCGTTAATGTACTGTCGGCAATTCATGGTTGGGATTGGGAAGTGGAAACGGGCGAGCGCATCCTTCCTGATTTACCTGAATGTCCGATTGAAGAGGTAATGACGCATCACCCTGTGCAAGTCGTGCCATCTGGTCCAGGCATGCCGGAGTATTTGATCCTGCAAGTTCTAACCATTGCGATTAATCAGGCAAACCATTCTGTTCGTATCACAACACCCTACTTTGTACCGAGTGCCGATTTATTAGAAACACTCAAAATGACAGCGCAACGCGGTGTCAATGTAGAACTGGTCATCCCACACAACAACGACTCATTAATGGTTAAGTGGGCTTCGCGCGCTTTCTATACCGAGTTACTTGAAGCCGGCGTTAAGATTTACGAGTTTTACGGTGGGCTTCTTCACACCAAATCGGTAGTGATCGATGAAGAATTTTGTTTGATCGGAACGGTCAATATTGACATGCGCAGCCTATGGCTCAACTTCGAAGTGACGCTAGCCGTAGATGACGTGCACTTCACTCAGCAGCTCTCTGAACTACAACAGTCTTATATAGAATCATCTCACCCAGTAGTACTAGAACAGTGGGAACAGAGAAACTTGCGAAATCGCTTCTTTGAAAGGTTGTTCTATTTGTTCAACCCTCTTCTGTAA
- a CDS encoding sodium-dependent transporter: MATSNTTTTPRDTWGSKLGFVMAAAGSAVGLGNIWKFPYTAGESGGGAFVAIYLFFVIFIGFSVMLTEFAIGRHTQRSAVGAFKSTDRRWTFAGVIGVVSGLLIMGFYPVVGGWSIAYIGKIAGGLLDAPEAIGDSFGGFISNPVQPLMWMGLYLLLNVVIVMKGISGGIEKAGKILMPLLFIILIVVSIKGIMLPGAMAGLEFLFSPDFSKVDSGVILAALGQAFFSLSLGMGCMLTYGSYLKKKENLVQTTAMVTAMDTGVAILAGVAMFPAMFAFGMEPAAGPGLVFVVVPQLFAEMGGVVGLLFALMFFVGLSVAALTSSVSLLEVVVSYLIDEKGMKRVTAVLSASVVMAILCIFASLSLGGFGPTLFGTGAFDIFDLLTDKIFLAVGGMLVCIFAGWRLNRADLEKEITNDGEVSFPLFGLWYTLVKYIIPVAIAIVAFMGISSGFDSGKGAIMLLGIGIIAGSAVISKKL; the protein is encoded by the coding sequence GTGGCTACTAGTAATACAACCACAACACCCCGCGATACCTGGGGTTCGAAGTTAGGATTCGTAATGGCTGCAGCAGGTTCTGCTGTTGGTCTAGGTAACATCTGGAAATTCCCATACACAGCAGGCGAAAGTGGCGGCGGTGCATTCGTTGCAATTTACCTGTTTTTTGTAATCTTCATCGGTTTCAGTGTGATGCTGACTGAATTTGCGATTGGCCGTCATACGCAGAGATCAGCAGTAGGTGCATTTAAATCAACTGACCGTCGCTGGACGTTCGCTGGTGTTATCGGTGTAGTAAGTGGTCTGCTAATCATGGGTTTCTACCCTGTAGTAGGTGGCTGGTCTATCGCATACATCGGTAAAATTGCTGGTGGTCTACTAGACGCACCTGAAGCAATCGGTGACAGCTTTGGTGGCTTTATCTCAAACCCAGTTCAGCCACTTATGTGGATGGGCTTATACCTACTGCTTAACGTTGTCATCGTTATGAAAGGTATTTCTGGCGGTATTGAGAAAGCGGGTAAGATCTTAATGCCACTTCTTTTCATTATCCTTATCGTGGTATCAATCAAAGGCATCATGCTTCCGGGCGCGATGGCTGGTCTTGAATTCCTATTCAGCCCTGACTTCTCTAAAGTAGACAGCGGTGTAATCCTAGCTGCACTAGGTCAAGCATTCTTCTCACTATCTCTTGGTATGGGTTGTATGTTGACTTACGGTTCTTACCTGAAGAAGAAAGAGAACCTAGTTCAAACTACCGCTATGGTTACGGCAATGGATACAGGTGTTGCTATCCTAGCTGGTGTTGCAATGTTCCCAGCAATGTTCGCATTCGGTATGGAGCCTGCAGCGGGTCCTGGTCTGGTATTCGTTGTTGTTCCTCAGCTATTCGCTGAAATGGGCGGCGTAGTGGGTCTTCTATTTGCTCTTATGTTCTTCGTTGGTCTGAGTGTTGCGGCACTGACATCTTCAGTATCTCTACTTGAAGTTGTGGTTTCGTACCTAATCGATGAGAAAGGCATGAAGCGTGTAACAGCTGTACTGTCTGCGAGTGTCGTAATGGCGATTCTATGTATCTTCGCTTCTCTATCACTTGGTGGCTTCGGTCCAACATTGTTCGGTACTGGTGCGTTCGATATCTTCGACTTACTAACTGATAAGATCTTCCTAGCAGTTGGCGGTATGTTGGTATGTATCTTCGCTGGTTGGAGATTAAACCGCGCTGACCTAGAGAAAGAGATCACTAACGACGGTGAAGTATCTTTCCCACTATTCGGTTTATGGTACACACTAGTTAAGTACATCATCCCAGTAGCTATCGCTATCGTTGCGTTTATGGGTATCTCTTCTGGCTTCGACAGCGGTAAAGGTGCAATTATGCTACTAGGTATTGGTATCATTGCTGGCTCTGCGGTAATCTCTAAGAAGCTATAG
- a CDS encoding TIGR01621 family pseudouridine synthase has product MFDILLNHSDFLLINKHPGVSVHKDDGDTMLLQEVANALNEPKLYLVHRLDKMTSGILLLAKNASAASELSQLFAKREVEKYYLAIGSKKPKKKQGLISGDMERSRRSSWKLLTSKENPAITQFLSATAEPGERLLLCKPYTGRTHQIRVAMKSIGSAIVGDPIYNPSSEADRGYLHAFAIRFTYQSQAYEYVCDPRNLDSLGEKWHQETVSAGLDSWLEPWSLTWPKLNTK; this is encoded by the coding sequence ATGTTCGACATTCTTCTGAACCATTCAGATTTTTTACTCATTAATAAGCACCCTGGAGTCAGCGTCCACAAAGACGATGGTGACACCATGCTGCTACAAGAAGTCGCTAATGCGCTTAATGAGCCGAAGTTATATCTCGTTCACCGCCTCGATAAAATGACCTCAGGTATTCTACTGTTAGCAAAGAATGCCTCGGCAGCGAGTGAGCTTTCACAGCTGTTCGCAAAGCGTGAAGTCGAGAAGTACTACCTTGCGATTGGTTCGAAGAAGCCAAAGAAAAAGCAGGGGTTGATCTCAGGTGATATGGAGCGTTCACGACGTTCAAGCTGGAAACTACTGACAAGCAAAGAAAACCCAGCGATTACCCAGTTTTTGTCTGCAACCGCTGAACCCGGTGAGCGTCTACTTTTGTGTAAACCCTATACGGGGCGTACACACCAGATCCGTGTTGCGATGAAGTCGATCGGCTCAGCCATTGTTGGTGACCCTATTTATAATCCATCGAGTGAGGCTGACAGAGGATATCTGCATGCATTCGCGATTCGATTTACCTATCAATCACAAGCCTACGAATATGTCTGTGACCCAAGGAACCTAGATTCCTTAGGTGAGAAGTGGCATCAAGAGACCGTGTCTGCTGGTTTAGACAGTTGGCTTGAACCTTGGTCATTAACTTGGCCGAAGCTAAATACTAAGTGA
- a CDS encoding class I SAM-dependent methyltransferase, translating into MEASALPLFFSHIEQQLNEVPNELRRIFHGRGKFWPGLDQLTCDWVDGQLLVNVFKEVDDEFLSSLKAGLVELTNKDIWQAKQGTSIVLQHRYADGAPSEVLWGELNDSPVVVEHGLKYQLDIGRNQNFGLFLDMRNGRQWVQDNAKDKNVLNLFAYTCGFSVAAIAGGARQCMNVDMSRGSLNKGRDNHRLNDHDMRSVNFLGYDIFKSWGKIKKGGPYELVIIDPPSFQKGSFALTKDYKKILRRLPELLTEGGEVIACVNSPAVSPNFLIETMVEEAPSVEFIERLDNPPEFVDVDLDSSLKVLRFKIGASADA; encoded by the coding sequence ATGGAAGCATCAGCTTTACCTCTGTTTTTTAGTCATATTGAACAGCAACTTAATGAAGTGCCGAATGAACTACGCCGTATTTTTCACGGTCGCGGTAAGTTTTGGCCAGGTCTAGATCAACTGACATGTGATTGGGTTGATGGGCAGCTACTGGTTAACGTATTCAAAGAAGTAGACGACGAATTCTTGTCATCTCTCAAAGCTGGATTGGTTGAACTCACCAACAAAGATATCTGGCAAGCAAAGCAGGGCACAAGTATTGTTCTGCAACACCGTTATGCCGATGGCGCGCCGTCTGAGGTTCTCTGGGGTGAGTTGAATGACTCTCCGGTTGTGGTTGAGCACGGTCTTAAGTATCAATTAGACATTGGCCGTAATCAGAACTTCGGTTTGTTCTTAGACATGCGTAATGGTCGCCAATGGGTACAAGATAATGCTAAGGATAAGAACGTTCTTAACCTGTTCGCATACACTTGTGGCTTCTCAGTAGCGGCTATCGCTGGTGGTGCTCGTCAATGCATGAACGTGGACATGTCTCGTGGCTCGCTAAACAAAGGCCGCGATAATCACCGTCTGAACGATCACGATATGCGCTCGGTTAACTTCCTTGGCTACGATATCTTTAAGTCGTGGGGGAAAATCAAGAAGGGCGGCCCTTACGAGTTGGTTATCATCGATCCACCTTCGTTCCAAAAAGGCAGCTTTGCTCTAACTAAAGATTATAAAAAAATCTTACGCCGTTTGCCTGAGCTTCTAACAGAAGGTGGTGAAGTGATTGCCTGTGTGAATTCACCTGCTGTATCACCAAACTTCCTGATTGAGACGATGGTAGAAGAAGCACCAAGCGTTGAGTTTATTGAACGCCTAGACAACCCGCCTGAGTTTGTCGATGTCGACCTTGATTCGAGCCTCAAAGTTCTGAGGTTTAAGATAGGCGCTTCTGCTGACGCTTAA
- a CDS encoding CDP-alcohol phosphatidyltransferase family protein, with protein sequence MLDKYSIKVIKWPLNQSAKLLNQLGITANQTTLFGFLVGCLAFPALAFQQYELALGFIVFNRVCDGLDGALARIQGISDAGGFLDISLDFLFYSLIPFGFVIANSEHNAIAGAFLIFSFIGTGSSFLAFAVMAGKRGIENPVYKHKSLYYMSGLTEGTETIACFIAFCIWPQHFAVIAYTFGAACWLTTFMRIYFGFQTLKTQQES encoded by the coding sequence ATGCTGGATAAGTACTCCATTAAGGTCATTAAATGGCCATTGAATCAGTCGGCTAAGTTACTGAACCAATTGGGTATCACAGCCAATCAAACCACGTTATTCGGATTTCTGGTTGGGTGTTTAGCATTTCCAGCATTAGCATTTCAGCAATACGAATTGGCATTGGGGTTTATTGTATTTAACAGGGTTTGCGACGGACTTGATGGCGCTTTGGCTCGAATCCAAGGCATCAGTGATGCTGGTGGCTTCCTCGATATCAGCCTAGATTTCCTATTCTACTCGTTGATCCCTTTTGGATTTGTAATTGCCAATTCAGAACACAACGCCATTGCCGGTGCATTTTTGATCTTCTCTTTTATCGGCACAGGCAGTAGCTTTTTAGCGTTTGCGGTAATGGCGGGCAAGCGAGGTATCGAGAACCCCGTTTATAAGCACAAGTCGCTCTACTACATGTCTGGATTAACTGAAGGCACAGAGACCATCGCCTGTTTCATTGCCTTTTGTATTTGGCCACAACACTTTGCTGTTATCGCCTATACCTTTGGCGCAGCGTGTTGGCTGACTACATTTATGCGTATCTATTTTGGGTTCCAAACTCTTAAGACTCAGCAAGAGAGCTAG
- a CDS encoding ATP-binding cassette domain-containing protein: MSLYLNDLAIRKTDGDSLFSALNVTLESGQILALMGPSGCGKSTLLDAIAGHLSEEFSYSGSVVLHDIQLDDLPSHQREVGILFQDDLLFPHLKVWENLAFSLPNSVKGSARQQQAMAALKDIELTHLAESFPDQISGGQRARISLTRMLLAKPKLALLDEPFSKLDQELRAQFRDWVFEQLTKANIPTLMVTHDEADVPQGAEVLSWPWRSHNAG; encoded by the coding sequence ATGAGTCTGTACCTCAACGACCTCGCCATCCGTAAAACCGATGGGGATTCGCTGTTCTCAGCGCTAAACGTAACATTAGAATCTGGCCAAATACTGGCTTTAATGGGGCCGAGTGGCTGCGGAAAGTCGACCTTACTGGATGCGATTGCTGGTCACTTAAGTGAAGAGTTTTCGTATTCTGGCAGCGTTGTGTTGCACGATATTCAGCTAGATGACCTGCCTTCACATCAGCGTGAAGTCGGCATTTTGTTTCAAGATGACTTGTTGTTTCCGCACCTAAAAGTATGGGAGAACTTAGCCTTTTCATTACCTAATTCGGTTAAGGGTTCCGCTCGTCAACAGCAAGCCATGGCTGCACTAAAAGACATAGAGCTGACTCACTTGGCAGAGTCTTTTCCTGATCAAATATCTGGTGGTCAACGCGCAAGAATAAGCTTAACTCGTATGTTACTAGCCAAGCCGAAACTCGCCCTACTCGACGAACCGTTCAGTAAGTTAGACCAAGAATTAAGAGCACAATTTCGCGATTGGGTGTTTGAACAATTGACCAAAGCTAATATCCCGACGTTAATGGTCACGCACGACGAAGCCGATGTGCCTCAAGGGGCAGAAGTACTGTCTTGGCCATGGAGAAGTCACAATGCTGGATAA
- a CDS encoding ABC transporter permease yields the protein MLRALYFVVIAVCIIPTIPGVAGVVASSLSFIPPLGLEEPTLNGFSQVFQWEGAWHSIGLSLGSAIASSYIACFLTFCILQASWGNKFWRKIELTLSPMLAIPHVAFAIGFAFLFSPTGLGARAVHHLLGESATSSELALLVKDPYAFGLIIMLALKEVPFLLLMSISILQQIDVERITKVSASLGYSRAQIWWKCIFPQWFTKLRFPMLAVLAYSVSVVDIALIIGPTNPPTFAVLVWQWFNDPDLNLLPRAAAGAIVLFGLASLIIALARFVEWAILKYFRIWQYSGRTGANLPGKTVFTVLAALSLLIIPLMVIWSVAQRWRFPDLLPSRYSMRFWEFEWDGIMSTVGQSSWIGLIAASVALLLALVAHEYRIKYKWQVPGFIIAIPMLIPQLSVLFGMQVTTLYVGSSAYEFWVIWAHVFFAFPFVYLSLDGPWKSFNDGLIKASLSLGKSPFQSWYSIKLPILLPAITFAWAVGISVSLAQYLPTLMLGAGRISTITTEAVALTSGFDRRVTAIYAIWQALLPLFFFSLAILVSRLQLRYRRLTFKGFLSNESVPQRPRHP from the coding sequence ATGCTACGCGCTCTATATTTTGTTGTTATAGCTGTGTGCATTATCCCAACCATTCCTGGGGTGGCGGGAGTCGTGGCTTCGTCACTGAGTTTCATCCCGCCCCTAGGTTTAGAGGAACCAACACTCAACGGTTTTAGCCAAGTCTTTCAATGGGAAGGAGCTTGGCACTCTATTGGCTTGAGCCTAGGTTCAGCGATTGCAAGTAGCTATATAGCCTGCTTCCTAACCTTTTGTATTCTTCAAGCCTCTTGGGGAAACAAGTTTTGGAGAAAGATAGAGTTAACGCTATCGCCAATGCTTGCTATTCCGCATGTGGCTTTCGCTATCGGCTTTGCTTTCCTATTCAGCCCGACAGGGCTTGGAGCCAGAGCCGTGCATCACTTGCTTGGCGAATCGGCGACGAGCTCAGAATTGGCGTTATTGGTGAAAGACCCATACGCGTTCGGCTTGATCATTATGCTCGCACTCAAAGAAGTACCTTTCTTGTTGCTGATGAGCATTTCGATACTGCAGCAAATTGATGTAGAACGTATCACTAAGGTCAGTGCATCTCTGGGTTATAGCCGTGCTCAGATTTGGTGGAAATGTATTTTCCCACAATGGTTTACTAAGCTTCGCTTCCCAATGCTGGCGGTACTCGCTTACAGTGTCTCGGTTGTCGATATTGCTTTGATCATTGGCCCGACAAACCCGCCAACCTTTGCGGTATTAGTATGGCAATGGTTTAACGATCCAGATCTTAACCTACTGCCGCGAGCAGCAGCCGGAGCTATTGTTCTATTTGGTTTAGCGTCGTTAATCATCGCCTTAGCACGTTTCGTTGAATGGGCGATCCTTAAATACTTTCGAATTTGGCAATATTCAGGCAGAACAGGCGCGAACCTTCCTGGGAAAACCGTGTTTACTGTGCTTGCTGCGTTATCACTGCTTATCATTCCATTGATGGTGATTTGGAGTGTTGCCCAACGTTGGCGTTTCCCAGACCTACTCCCTAGCCGATATAGCATGCGTTTCTGGGAGTTTGAGTGGGATGGCATCATGAGTACCGTCGGACAAAGCTCGTGGATTGGTTTGATTGCCGCTTCAGTCGCTTTGTTGCTTGCGCTGGTTGCTCACGAATACAGAATCAAATACAAGTGGCAAGTTCCGGGCTTCATTATCGCCATTCCGATGTTGATACCTCAACTCTCGGTGTTGTTTGGTATGCAAGTCACGACCCTCTACGTTGGCAGTAGTGCCTATGAGTTCTGGGTGATTTGGGCGCATGTTTTCTTTGCTTTCCCGTTTGTATATCTCTCTTTGGACGGCCCATGGAAAAGCTTTAACGATGGGTTGATTAAAGCCTCGCTTAGCCTGGGTAAATCGCCATTTCAGAGTTGGTATTCAATCAAACTGCCAATCTTGCTTCCTGCTATTACCTTTGCTTGGGCGGTCGGGATCAGTGTGAGTTTGGCCCAGTACCTTCCAACATTGATGCTAGGTGCGGGCCGTATTAGCACCATCACCACAGAAGCGGTTGCCCTAACCAGTGGTTTCGACCGCAGGGTGACAGCAATCTATGCCATTTGGCAGGCCTTATTGCCTCTGTTCTTTTTCTCTTTAGCGATATTGGTCAGCCGACTTCAACTTAGATATCGCCGTCTTACTTTTAAAGGTTTCCTAAGTAATGAGTCTGTACCTCAACGACCTCGCCATCCGTAA
- a CDS encoding ABC transporter substrate-binding protein codes for MNKIVSTLGIMATVAYSATIYADEATSTESWNQIEQQAEGETVYFHAWGGSQEINRYLQWAGKKLQSDYGVTLKHVKVTDIAETTTRLLAEKAAGKNSEGSVDIVWINGENFRSMKDNELLFGPFTESLPNWQYVDKSLPIDVDFSEPTEGLEAPWGVGQLVFIHDQETLNNPPQSFSEMLSYAQAFPNRLSYPRPPEFHGTSFIKSLLIELTNNSPELAKPVSEDNFQEVTAPLWAYLDKFHKVAWRGGKQFPAGTSESIQLLDDGQLDLAITFNPNSVYSAQASGRLAETTKAYALESGALSNIHFLAIPWNANATAGAQVTINFLLSPEAQSRKGDLNVWGDPSVLSSKYLTGSAKNTQQFKSVDEPHPSWQNALEKEWLKRYGN; via the coding sequence ATGAACAAGATAGTAAGTACGTTAGGAATCATGGCAACCGTTGCATACAGCGCAACCATTTATGCTGATGAAGCAACATCCACAGAGAGTTGGAACCAAATAGAACAGCAGGCAGAGGGAGAAACTGTCTACTTTCACGCTTGGGGCGGAAGCCAAGAGATCAACCGCTACCTACAATGGGCAGGCAAGAAATTACAAAGTGACTATGGTGTCACGTTGAAGCATGTGAAAGTAACCGATATTGCGGAAACCACCACTCGACTGCTCGCAGAAAAAGCGGCAGGCAAGAACAGTGAAGGCAGTGTTGATATCGTTTGGATCAATGGCGAAAACTTCCGTTCGATGAAAGACAACGAGCTGTTGTTTGGGCCATTCACTGAATCACTTCCAAACTGGCAATATGTCGATAAGTCTCTGCCGATTGATGTCGACTTCTCTGAACCAACAGAAGGCCTTGAAGCACCTTGGGGCGTTGGACAATTGGTGTTTATTCATGACCAAGAGACACTAAACAACCCGCCACAATCATTCTCAGAGATGTTGAGCTACGCTCAAGCTTTCCCGAACCGATTAAGCTACCCTCGACCACCAGAGTTTCATGGTACGAGCTTCATTAAGTCTCTACTGATTGAACTAACCAACAACAGCCCAGAACTCGCTAAGCCTGTTTCAGAAGACAACTTCCAAGAAGTTACAGCACCACTATGGGCTTACTTAGATAAATTCCATAAAGTAGCGTGGCGCGGTGGCAAACAATTCCCAGCAGGCACATCAGAAAGTATCCAACTTTTGGATGATGGACAGCTCGATCTCGCGATTACGTTCAACCCAAACTCTGTTTATTCAGCACAAGCAAGTGGTCGCCTAGCCGAAACCACTAAGGCCTATGCTCTAGAAAGCGGCGCTTTATCTAACATTCACTTCCTTGCTATTCCTTGGAATGCCAATGCAACCGCAGGAGCTCAAGTGACCATTAACTTCTTGCTGAGCCCAGAAGCGCAATCTCGTAAAGGTGACCTCAATGTTTGGGGCGACCCTTCGGTACTGAGCAGCAAGTACCTCACTGGCAGTGCTAAAAACACCCAACAATTTAAATCGGTTGATGAACCACACCCTAGCTGGCAAAACGCGCTCGAGAAAGAGTGGCTGAAGCGATACGGTAACTAA
- a CDS encoding META domain-containing protein — translation MKFSSKKLLAVAALPMMLAACTTTGDNATQVTPTDLQHHNWELAQIDGKDIVKSEDQAAPRLEIGEKMTANGMAGCNNFFGQGELKDGQFRIKQMGMTMKMCQGSAMEIEQSVSATLSEWSDVTLTNDTLVLKNDVHTLTYTIRDWVN, via the coding sequence ATGAAGTTTAGTTCAAAAAAATTACTAGCAGTAGCCGCTTTACCTATGATGTTAGCAGCATGCACAACAACAGGTGACAACGCGACGCAAGTAACACCAACCGATCTACAGCACCATAATTGGGAACTTGCGCAAATTGATGGCAAGGACATTGTGAAAAGCGAAGACCAAGCAGCTCCTCGTCTAGAGATCGGCGAAAAGATGACTGCAAACGGCATGGCTGGTTGTAACAACTTCTTCGGTCAAGGTGAGCTGAAAGACGGTCAATTCCGTATCAAACAAATGGGCATGACAATGAAAATGTGTCAGGGCTCAGCGATGGAAATCGAACAATCGGTTTCAGCTACTCTGAGCGAGTGGAGCGACGTAACGCTAACAAACGATACGCTAGTACTGAAAAACGATGTACACACACTAACGTACACAATTCGTGACTGGGTAAACTAA
- a CDS encoding DUF1289 domain-containing protein, with protein MEQLEFFQVPSPCVGVCSSDDKGYCNGCMRKREERFNWMSMTPSEQLHVIKLCRQRYRRKIMKQKNLVGKSVDEEGNTSPQRDLFG; from the coding sequence GTGGAGCAGTTAGAGTTTTTCCAAGTTCCAAGCCCTTGCGTTGGGGTTTGTTCAAGCGATGACAAAGGCTATTGCAATGGTTGTATGCGCAAAAGAGAAGAGCGCTTCAATTGGATGTCGATGACACCGTCAGAACAATTGCACGTGATAAAGCTGTGTCGTCAGCGCTATAGAAGAAAAATAATGAAACAAAAAAACTTGGTTGGTAAGTCGGTCGACGAAGAGGGAAATACAAGTCCCCAGAGAGATCTTTTCGGCTAA
- a CDS encoding thiamine-binding protein, with translation MVAFQVIPRVKEGNNFEVVDKAIEVVKAADVPFQVGAMETTMKGELNQLLDIVKKAEQACYDAGAVEVITNIKIHSKTTEADDTFCTYHRGVTKANHMFV, from the coding sequence ATGGTTGCCTTCCAAGTGATACCTCGCGTTAAAGAAGGCAACAACTTCGAAGTGGTTGATAAAGCCATTGAAGTTGTGAAAGCTGCTGATGTGCCTTTCCAAGTCGGTGCGATGGAAACCACGATGAAAGGTGAACTCAACCAATTACTCGATATCGTTAAAAAAGCAGAACAAGCTTGCTACGATGCAGGGGCTGTAGAAGTGATCACAAACATTAAGATTCACAGTAAAACCACCGAGGCCGATGATACATTTTGCACGTACCATCGTGGTGTAACGAAAGCGAATCACATGTTTGTTTAA